GCACGGCGATCAGGACGAGCGCTGCGGCCACGAGCCAGGGGAGCAGCGCCCCGGCAGCGACGACGAGGGCGTTGAGGGCGACGAGCAGCGCACCCCAGCCTGCCGTGAGCCCTCCGAGGAAGCCGGCGGGGCGGATCGTCACCTCGGGCGCCTGCGAGACGACCTGGATCGTGAGCGTCGACATGTCGACGCGGTCCGTGATCGACGCGCGCTGAGACTGCAGGCTCTCCAGCTCCGCCTGGCGTGCCGTGAGCTCCTTCTCCGCGGCCAGCAGGTCGGCTGTCGTGGTGGCCTCGGTCATGAGTGTCTCGAGGCGGGCCGCCGAGGCGGACAGGGCCTGGACCCGGGCGTCCAGGTCGATCGCGGTCGCGGTGACGTCCTTGGCGTCGAGCGAGACGTCCTGGACCTCGCCGATCCCGTCGAGGGCCTCGACGGTCGCGGTGATCTTGTCGGCGGGGACGCGCACGGTGAGGCTGCCGTAGGCCCGGTCGTCGGCGCCCAGGTGCTCCGCACGACTCTCGACCCGACCGCCTGCGGTCTCGACCAGCTCGCTGATCGACCGGACGGCCGAACGGGGGTCCGCCGCGACGATCGTGAGGTCGCCCGTGGTGATGACCTCGCGGTCCTCGTCCGGCACCGAGGACCCCACCTGGAGGCCGGCCGCGCCCTCGGCGGCGTCGGCCGGCACGCGCTCCTGGACGGCCGCCCCGGCCCC
This region of Oerskovia jenensis genomic DNA includes:
- a CDS encoding DUF4349 domain-containing protein; protein product: MRTSPRRPSVVAIALLGSLLLAGCSATTGSTDASDGAGAAVQERVPADAAEGAAGLQVGSSVPDEDREVITTGDLTIVAADPRSAVRSISELVETAGGRVESRAEHLGADDRAYGSLTVRVPADKITATVEALDGIGEVQDVSLDAKDVTATAIDLDARVQALSASAARLETLMTEATTTADLLAAEKELTARQAELESLQSQRASITDRVDMSTLTIQVVSQAPEVTIRPAGFLGGLTAGWGALLVALNALVVAAGALLPWLVAAALVLIAVRAVLRTVRARRPGPRGGPDGPPAPDGGDGPGPGPDESSRLVGSGERRG